In a single window of the Drosophila albomicans strain 15112-1751.03 chromosome 3, ASM965048v2, whole genome shotgun sequence genome:
- the LOC117568812 gene encoding uncharacterized protein LOC117568812 isoform X1: MFSFAFWKNEAKKDQHENVSQIWKELNVTFITFLRWSWLIYTIAVIVISICGYFAYCESCRRNEIVQRRRIIQRAQQRPPQKRRPNAAYRDHQIYRYIILGLAKYMKNPDGVRPFIDYMDHLYPLRHSQAEMALNIGHNGAEANMEN, encoded by the exons ATGTTCTCGTTTGCCTTCTGGAAAAACGAGGCAAAGAAAGACCAGCATGAAAATGTCTCGCAAATCTGGAAGGAATTGAATGTCACATTTATCAC CTTCCTTCGCTGGAGCTGGTTAATTTACACCATTGCCGTCATTGTCATCTCAATTTGTGGCTATTTTGCCTACTGCGAAAGCTGTCGCAGAAATGAAATTGTTCAGCGTCGACGCATCATTCAGCGCGCTCAGCAGAG ACCGCCGCAAAAGCGACGTCCGAATGCCGCTTATCGCGATCATCAGATCTATCGTTATATCATCCTAGGTTTGGCCAAGTATATGAAGAATCCAGACGGCGTGCGTCCATTCATCGATTATATGGATCATCTGTATCCGTTGCGGCACTCACAGGCTGAAATGGCATTGAATATTGGCCACAATGGCGCGGAGGCAAACATGGAAAATTAG
- the LOC117568812 gene encoding uncharacterized protein LOC117568812 isoform X2, with the protein MFSFAFWKNEAKKDQHENVSQIWKELNVTFITFLRWSWLIYTIAVIVISICGYFAYCESCRRNEIVQRRRIIQRAQQRAPD; encoded by the exons ATGTTCTCGTTTGCCTTCTGGAAAAACGAGGCAAAGAAAGACCAGCATGAAAATGTCTCGCAAATCTGGAAGGAATTGAATGTCACATTTATCAC CTTCCTTCGCTGGAGCTGGTTAATTTACACCATTGCCGTCATTGTCATCTCAATTTGTGGCTATTTTGCCTACTGCGAAAGCTGTCGCAGAAATGAAATTGTTCAGCGTCGACGCATCATTCAGCGCGCTCAGCAGAG AGCGCCTGATTAA